gagcactgtactaagcgcttgggaagtacaaatatgttgccaacttgtacttcccaagcgcttagtacagtgctctgcacatagtaagcactcaataaatatgattgaatgaatgaacaggaagaaACCTTAAAACATACAATttcttggatttctttttttcttttgaaggATTCAGAACTAAccataacttaaaaaaaaatgatttgggggCAGGTAGAgaaagtactttccaagtgcttcatccagtgctctgcacacagtaagcactcaataaatatggttgaatgaatgaatgataataatgagcacTTCTTATGGgctgagcaatgtactgagcatagGGGCAGGTACTCTGCAATTAGAATAGAGACGGTTTTCAATCAGGTAAAGCTTAATTGTATTGTAGGTTGTCTGACCCAGGTGCTGTGGGTATCCGGGATGTGAAAGATGAGTAAGCCACTCGGTGAAGACTTTAACCCCAGAGAGCCGATCATAGTGAGGTAACAGTGTGAGCAAGCCTCAATTAttctattatcatcaatcgtatttattgagcgcttactgtgtgcagagcactgtactaagcacttgggaagtacaaggtggcaacatatagagacagtccctacccaacagtgggctcacagtctacccctcctccccctctccatcccccccgtcttacctcctccccttccccacagcacctgtatatatgtatatatgtctgtacagatttattactctatttattttacctgtacatatctattctttttattttattttgttaatatgtttggttttgttctctgtctcccccttctatcaatcaatcaatcaatcaatcaatcgtatttattgagcgcttactatgtgcagagcactgtactaagcgcttgggaagtacaaattggcatcacatagagacagtccctacccgatagtgggctcacagtctaaaagggggagacagagaacagaaccaaacataccaacaaaataaaataagtaggatagaaatgtacaagtaaaataaataaataaataaataaacagagtaataaatatgtacaaccatatatacatatatacaggtgctgtggggaggggaaggcggtaaggcggggggatggagagggggacgagggggagaggaaagaaggggctcagtctgggaaggcctcctggaggaggtgagctctcagcagggccttgaaggaaggaagagagctagcttggcggatgggcagagggagggcattccaggcccgggggatgacgtgggccgggggtcgatggcgggacaggcgagagcgaggtacagtgaggagattagtggtggaggagcggagggtgcgggctgggcagtagaaggagagaagggaggtgaggtaggagggggcgaggtgatggagagccttgaagcccagggtgaggagtttctgcctgatgcgcagattgattggtagccattggaggtttttgaggaggggagtgatatgtccagagcgtttctggacaaagataatccgggcagcagcatgaagtatggattgaagtggagagagacacgaggatgggagatcagagagaaggctagtgcagtagtccagacgggataggatgagagcttgaattagcagggtagcggtttggatggagaggaaagggcttctagactgtgagcccactgttggatagggactgtctctatatgttgccaacttggacttcccaagcgcttagtacagtgctctgcacacagtaagcactcaataaatacaattgattgattgatagatagaagaATCATTGAATTATGAATCATTGAATCATGAATCATTGAATCATTTCTGGCCTGTGATGGGCAGGCTAtcttaggagccagaggtgtcCTTTCCTGAATCAACTAAGGAAATTACATTACCAAGGTCCTggaaactgtatatatgtatatatgtttgtacatatttattactctattttacttgtgcatatctattctatttattttgttagtatgtttggttttgttctctgtttcccccttttagactgtgagcccactgttgggtggggactgtctctatatgttgccaacttggacttcccaagcgcttagtacagtgctctgcacacagtaagcgctcaataaatacaattgaatgaatgattgattggaaaccaTGAGATGGCTGAAGCTCTGAGACCATCTGAGACTGGTTCTTGTCTCGTGATCGGCAGTAGCTACTTCAAGGCAAATGGATTCATCtcatgttatattatactcccccaagcacttagtacagtgctctgcacacagtgagcgctcagtagatatcacTGATGATACCGCTGATGTAGTCCCAACCCCACTGGATGTTGGTTAACTTGGTGAAttagtgtttacaacagtgttaCAGTTGGATGGTGGATATTGTGACTTTTTATTGCCTGCTTATATTTGCATAAATTTCTGCATTTTGGGGGGATGTATTCCATGGTTACTGGAAATtatccaccccctccatcccccctgccttacctccttcccctccccacagcacctatatatcattcaatcaatcaatcgtatttattgagcgcttactgtgtgcagagcactgtactaagcacttgggaagtccaagttggcaacatatagagacagtccctacccaacagtgggctcacagtctagaagggggagatagagaacaaaaccaaacatattaacaaaataaaataaatagaatagatatgtacaagtaaaataaataaataaatagagtaataaatatgtacaaacatatatacaggtgccgtggggaagggaaggaggtaagacggggggatggagagggggacgagggggagaggaaggatatgtttgtatgcatttattactctattttatttgtacatatttattctattttattttgttactatgttttgtgttgttctctgtctcccccttctagactgtgagcccacggttgggtagggaccgtctctatatgttgccaacttgtacttcccaagcgcttagtacagtgctttgctcacagtaagcgctcaataaatacgattgaatgaatgaataaatattagtgCTACCCCTATATATGTCAAGAATattctcaattttttttattggaaagagaaaaagagtgtTTTGAGGGCTAAGTGGAAATTGGAAGTCTCTCATTGGTTTGGAGTTGTTCCTCTGGACTTTCTGGTTGTGTCAATTTGGATATTTAAAGTGCTATTCTCTCCGCCACATTTAGGGGTTGGGTTTCTCCAGATGGTCCGCGTGTCGAGTTCAGGAATGAATTTTGAAGCTCCCACAAAGGAAGGAATCCCTGTGATTTCAGAAGTCAGCCTTATATTGCCCTCCTTTCTATCCCGCCTCCTTCTTGACCAGAGAGatccctttcttccccaccctgcATCTGTGGAATTCACCCGGTGTGGTGGTATTGCATCTCTTGTATGTGCTTTCTTTTGCTGTCGGGACGAGCAGAAGAAGATCATGATCTTGATCTGCTGTGTTATTCTTGTCGTCATCCTGGCCTCCACCATTGGAAGCATTTTTTCCTGAAGGCCCACCGGGTTCACCTGCCTCGGGTGAGTTTTATGTGGGAAGGCGAGAGTGAGCGACCCTGAGCTACTGTTAGCCAGCTGTGATTTGGACTGTCTACCCTTGAACTGGAAGGGATTGGAAATCAACCCTCTATAGCTAATCGACAAAGAAAGCTCAtcgtaggaaaaaaaaaaagtcacccacCCCACTTCAGCTGTCTTGAAGAGTATTAAAGagcagacgagaagcagcgtggctcagtggaaagagcccgggctttggagtcagaggtcatgggttcaaatcccggctccgccaattgtcagctgggtgactttgggcaagttacttcacttctctgggcctcagttacctcacctgtaaaatggggatgaagactgtgagccccccgtgggacaatctgatcaccttgtaacctccccagcgcttagaacagtgccttgcacatagtaagcgcttaataaatgccattattattattattattcagaatctCCACTGTCCTTATTTTCCTCAGCTAGGATAGAGATCATTTCCCTGAAACCCACACGGTAGCAAGAATCTACTGTCCTTCATTTCGGTTTGAAATCCTCCGAAGAAGAGATGTATCTTTGGTTTATTGATTTGATcactttaccctttaagcacttgctagtcaCCTCACCCTCCGCCCCAGGACATTTACATACACATCTGACATTTTGACTGTCTCccgctatagactgtaagctcactgtgggcagggcacgtctctactctgttggactgtattctcccaagcgcctccgCTAGATcagtcgataaataccactggctgatttatAATCGCTAACCTGCCCGAAGTGTACACCCCAAGGCTGTAAACCCGttgctggcagggaatgtctttattattgtattgtactttccaagcgctcagtacagtgctctgcacgcggtaagcgctcaataaatatcgttgaatgaatgaatgaatccaacggAGTTCTGTGAAGAACCTTGTTCACGTATAAGGTGGAGATAATCCTGCAAGAgtcagtgctttctctgtgcacagcactgtactaagggtttggtagagtacacaaaacaatccctatcctcaatcTTTCACGCCAGAGAGGAAGACAAACGTGAAAATGAGTTACAGGTCGGGACAGATGATGTCTGCCCAAGCACACCCAACGACGGATTGAAAAATGTGTCACGTTCGTGGCCTGTCCGAATGGCACTAGGGGTTACTTGTTAGTGGCAAGCAGGAGTTGGGGATAAGCTCAAGGCGAACCGGGGCGAATTTTGGGTCATGGTTCAGCATGGAAGGGTTGGCAAACTTGTGCAGACAAGTCCTCTTTTTCCCTTGagattttctttttcccatttttctcAGGCCTACCAGAAgggtactagaagcagcgtggctcagtggaaaaagggtgggcttgggagtcacaggccatgggtttgaatccctgctctgccacgtgtctgctgtgtgaccttgggcaagtcacaacaataataataatgatggcatttattaagcgcttactgtgtgcaaagcactgttctaagcgctggggaggttacgaggtgatcaggttgtcccacggggggctcgcagtcttaatccccattgcacaggtgagggaactgaggcacagagaagttaagtgacttgaccaaagtcacacagctgataagtggcagagcagggattcaaacccatgacctgacgccaaagcccgggctctttccactgagctaaactgcttctctgagcctgttacctcatctggaaaatggggattaagactgtgagccccacgtgggacaacctgatcaccttgtatcccccccagtgcttagaacagtgcttggaacatagtaagcacttaacaaatgccatcattattatgtgtactCTGGGGAATAATTTTGCCGCTGGCCTTCCTGGTGGTTGAAGCAGGGCTGAAtgaagggaaaaacaaaaacaagaaccCCTGAAATATAGTCAGGCGGTCCCTACTGGGGGCCTTGGGGCTGCCTTGGAGCCAAGAATGGTAACTCAAGACTCCAATGCCCCCatgatctcttccaagaggccttccctgactcagccctccattcctctcctcccactcccttctgcattgccctttctccctttattcataataataacgatgataatgatggcattttgttaagcgctatgtgcaaagcactgttctaagcactgggggaggggatacaaggtgatcatgttgtctcacatggggctgtcgtaatccccattttacagatgagataactgaggctcagagaagttaagtgacttgcccagggtcacacaggagacatatggaggagcagggattagaacccatgacctctgactcccaagcctggactctttccagagccacactgcttctcttcatccccccatccaattccacagcacttatgcccagatctaatttattaatattaacatctgtccccctcctagactgtaagctcattgtggacagggtagGTGTCTATTGTTGGGGATGAGTTCAGTCATGTTTTAAGGTGAAGAAAGAACCTCTGCAAAGATACCTCATCGTGCCCGATTCCACCCCTTTGATTGTATcgtttcttttttctcctcttcccaggtGGCACTTCAATTGgcatcactgctcctcctccttatgACACCACTCGGCTCCGGCGGATCTCTCCTCATCATTACCTCTTTTCCTTGGGAAGTCCGTTTGTGAACCTGGACGCTGCCAGGGAGTCCTCCAACTTTCAGCTCGCTCCTttctggaccattcattcattcactcaatgatatttactgagcgctcactgtgtgcacagcactgtactaagcgcttggaaagtacaatacaataataaagacattccctgcccgcaacgggtttacagtcttgggggtggggggagacagacatcagaacaaggaaacgggcatcaatataaatagaattgtaagtgctgtggggaggggaagaggggaaagagtgaAACGAGTGaatcaaggtgaagcagaagggagctgaggggaagggggaccaAAGATCCAGGGGGTAGAAAAGAGAGCAGAGGCACGTGGGAGCCCATAAAGGGAGCTAGAGGCAGATGGATGCCAACAAGTCAGGTTGGGcagtgagtggagggaggggtgtaATCGGAACAGGATGACCGACAGCTGTAAAGGAAGAGGGAGTCTGGAAAAAATGAGGTTGGGAAGTCATTTGCCTCAGCTCGAGCTCTAAAAAAATCTCCATCAGCCTACCTGCCCCAAACGATGCAGGGAATTTGCTACTCTTTACAGGTTCCTTTAATCTGCCCCCATCCTGGATCAGTGGAAGCCAACCTTTTTGAGAAGCGTGGAATCAAATCCCCTTTTGGCTGTTCGTTACCCCAAATGGAGGACTTGgtcccatttagaacagtgctttgcacatagtaagcgcttaatgccattattattattttttccctcccctttgggTCACTGTTAATGGGTTTCCCTTAGAAGGTTGGGGCGTATAACAAATCCCCGGCAGATAGCCGCAACCTGAGAAAGTGAGATGCTGTCACTGCTCTGAGGGAATGTTGCCTCCCTCATGTTCAGAAGTATTGATGCTCCAGTCTGTGTGGCAAAACACATGTATTGAAAGGGAAGTAAATAATTGGCTCCTATCCCTGCTTGTTCCCCACAAGTTAAGAGCAAGTGTCAGTTTATATTCCTTTCCTGGCTTCCCTTCTTGTGTTTGTAGGAATCTGAGCCACATCTTTAAAAAACCCTATCGTTTCCTTCGACTGTGCTTTTCTCTCCCTGCTGACGGCTCTCTGCCGAAGCGGGGGGCCGGGAGTGGGTAATGGCGAGTGCTTCTCTCAATGCACTAGTGAGGAGCTGGCGTGGGGGAGCCTGGTGGCCTGACTGTTCCTGCTTCCCCATCAGCCCAAATATCTGATATCGTGTGGGGTTCCttgtcccagaagcccaccaAGATCCTCGACATGAGGTGCAAAGAGAGCCtgagttgggggctgggggaggtctcTAAACCAGCCCCGCTTCTTCTGTGGCTGTAGGGATTCTGCGGTACCAAAAAGACCATGTCACACGAGGAACTTTTTAACAAATAAAACCATTTCAAGTGAATCCACGAGCATCTACTTGGAACAACTCTCCATTGGGAATGCCTTTATTTTCAGACCTCCTACCCCAGTCTCTAGAAGCTCTGTTAACTGTCGGTTAGATGGCCCGCCCTCTCGTGAGCCGGTTTTCTTTTGAAGTCACCCAGAGGGTGAGGATTACGGcgctttataataacaataatgatggtatttgttaagcgaagtATGAAGCactgtgggatacaaggtgataataatgatggtatttgttaagcacttactgtgtacgaagcactgttctaagtgctgggggatacaaggtgatcaggctgtcccacgggggggctcgcagtcttcatccccattttacagatgaggtaactcaggcacatagaagtgaagtgactcgcccgaagtcacacagctgacaattggcggagccacttTATTCATCGGGAAAGCGGTGGCCGACATTCCCTAACTTCCCTTCTGTCCCAGAGCTTCTTTCGCTGCTGTGGCTCTGCAGCTGCGCTCAAGCTGGGGCCCAGGCGATTCCCTCCTCGAAGGGAAAGGGTGGGCGGCGAGGAAGAGTCGGACTCTTCCCCGGCGGAGGCAGCTCTCCGACCCCCCAGTCCCCTCCCTGGCCGTTAGACTCGTTCGGGCATGTAGAAACAGCCCCAGTACTGCCCCTTATGAGTCAGGTCGTAAGGGCTGAGCACTTTACGCATCCCCAGCATATTGGAGGTAATGATCCGCTCGAAGGTCCAGGGGTTCTGGTTGTTCAGCCTCCGCTCCTCGTGCCTCTTCCGCATGGCCGCCAGGCTCTCGCGGCTCACGGCCTTGGCCCGGAAAGGCAGCTTGTGGGCCACCTTGCTGAGAAACCATTCCACCTCGCCGAACTCGCAGCGCCCGCCCACCTCCACGATGAGGCGGCCGGCCTTCACGGCGGACACGTAGTGATCGATGgcccctttgccccctcccatGCGCTGCCCCACCCCCTTGCGGGTGATGGGTTTGTACGGGGCCGGCACCCGCCATACGGCGAACATGTTCTTGGGGTCCAGGGACCGGTTGATGGTGAGGCGCATCATTTCAAAATGGCCCCAGCGAAGGTATCCGCcgcccagggcctgaaggcaagaCCAACCAAGTTCAGGGCAAAAATGGGATTTCCTTCCCCCGGGCTACCTGAACTAAAACGACAAGTACGAGCTATTCTGGATTGTTCCCGACCCCGCATCCCCCTCTCCCGCTTAGTACGATCTACTCTGGATTGTTCCAGATCCCGTATCCCCCACTCCCGCTTCTCCCTTCCGGCATTTTCTTGGTCTGTTACCACCTCCAACAGACGGCTGGCGGGGGGAAGATGAAACTAAAACCAAACGCTGCTAACCTGAAGGCATTCTGGTAAAAGATGTTTTACCCCCTTTAACCCTACCAacttcaccccttctagactgtgagcccactgttgggtagggaccgtctctatatgttgccaacttggacttcccaagtgcttagtacagtgctctgcacacggtaagcgctcaatacgattgaatgaatgaatgtgaggaagAGATTAATACTTAATCAAAGGGAGGGTGGGGAttaacccacccacccacccacccagagaaccagtgtggctcagtggaaagagcacgagctttggagtcagaggtcaggggttcgaatcccggctccaccacaagtccgctgtgtgaccttgggcaagtcacttaacttctctgagcttcagttccctcatccataaaaatggggattaagactgtaagccccacgtgggacaacatgatcacactgtatcccccccagcgcttagaacagtgctttgcacatagtaagcgcttaacaaatgccattattattattattattattaaccgtgaATTTCCTCTACCCACACTGTCCGCTACGAAGGTTGACGGAGAGTTCAGCACCCCCGGTTCCAACTTCCCCTCTCACCAGAATGCCGAAGTTGCCCTCGGTAAACTCAGTGGCTTCGGTTGACGGCCCTCTGATATCGCTCAAGTTCCTGGGTTCCCGGCGGGTCTTTGGGACAAGCGGCATCCTTTCGACAAACCTCAGCTTAGGTTTATCCGGAATGGAGACGTCTGAGGGAGAGAGCGCAATCCCGAGGTCGCTATCACGAACATTTCCCTCTCctggactgttttttttttttatgagccGGGCCCAGTCGACAGTATCTCTGGTAGCCCCATCCCATTCTCAATCAACCGCGGCCTCATCTTTTATTCCTTCCCATACCCTGTGCCCCCAAGTCCTGCCAGTTCGTCCTCAATTTTACTTCAAGGAcccacttcttcccctccacttTTAAAATCACTACTTGGGTTCAAGGCCTAATCACCACATAGTTCCATTCCTATGAACTGAACTGGTTTCCCTGCCTCCGATCCCTCCCCAATTTCAGTCCATCCGACACCTAATAGCACAAATCATTTTCTACTCTCTCAACGCATCGAGGAAGTTGGGTTCTCGGAGACTCTTGAATTTTTGgctagtcgtcatcatcatcatcatcaatcgtatttattgagcgcttactatgtgcagagcactgtactaagcgcttgggaagtacaaattggcaacatatagagacagtccctacccaacagtgggctcacagtctaaaagggggagacagagaacaaaaccaaacatacgaacaaaataaaataaatagaatagatatgcacaaataaaatagagtaaaaaatttgtacaaatatatatacatatatatatagtcgACACTCGAGGGCGCAAAGATGGGGATCGGGGGAGCTTTGGGGAACAGCAGCAGGTGGGGTGAGACGCCGCCCAGTTTAGCCTCTCCTTGGTTCTGATTTTCatccatccgatcgtatttatagatcgcttaccatgtgcaaagcaccgtactaggcgctttaCTGGTTCTCCTGCCACGGCTCAGACTGCCACTAGCTACACCCTGTCAATCGTGTATTGGGCCTTTAAGCCGGCTTTCTAAATGCAAGACTAAAACACATCTACTCAAACTCCTTTTATCGCCTTGCAATTAGTCTCAAGGCTCTTCATCCGCTGGCTCTCTCCCTGCTAgttgccctcttcctctgctccacctcggCTTGTGGTCTCCCTTCAAATTAACCTCCCAACTCTCGCTTATTGTTCACGCCACTTCAGCAAAACCCCGACTCCTAGATGAAACTCTCCGATTAATCCCCCCAAACCCTAGCACAACTTCAGTACGTGTTCGCAgcctagtatgtttggttttgttctctgtctcccccttttagactgtgagcccactgttgggtagggactgtctctatatgttgccagcttgtacttcccaagcgcttagtacagtgctctgcacacagtaagcgctcaataaatacgattgattgattgattgattgattctgctgcaCCTTTTTCTCCCGCTGTTTATCGTCCACCTACCGCACGCAGAGCACTTGTACGAAGTACTTAGGACCAAACAACGAAAGGGAATGACAGGATCCCTTCCCTCACCGGGCTTACCATCACACGGTGGCCACAGACAGGGGATAAAGGAGAAATCTACGTAAGAATGGCAGCAATAATGTAAGAAGAAGATGATCCACAAATAATAAGCTAAGGAATGGCAGCAATAATGTAAGAAGGTGATGATCCACAAATAATAAGCTAAGGGTTGGCTGATGGGACGATATCATCGAAGGGGGAGAGTGGCAGGCAGGGACCGTACCTAATTGTTGCCAATATGTTGGCAATACATGGCaacaaatatgttgccaatttgtacttcccaagcgcttagtacagtgctctgcacatagtaagcgctcaataaatatgattgatgatgatgatgatgatgataattgctattatctagaatgtaagctccgtAAGGGCAGGAGCAACCTACCAACTTTTGAATTGTACCCAAGTGCTCATTACcctgccctgcacgcagtaagtgctcaagaaacatgaCTGATTAATTGCTCATTTATATTCTTGTAGTTGCTTGTCTTCCACAAAAGCTTTTGGGTGAGGAAGCTTGGTTTTCCCGTCTC
This genomic stretch from Tachyglossus aculeatus isolate mTacAcu1 chromosome 22, mTacAcu1.pri, whole genome shotgun sequence harbors:
- the MRPL16 gene encoding 39S ribosomal protein L16, mitochondrial: MWRRLGRRATLRPLGALTGSALTQPLAGMKTFLPVPTYEDVSIPDKPKLRFVERMPLVPKTRREPRNLSDIRGPSTEATEFTEGNFGILALGGGYLRWGHFEMMRLTINRSLDPKNMFAVWRVPAPYKPITRKGVGQRMGGGKGAIDHYVSAVKAGRLIVEVGGRCEFGEVEWFLSKVAHKLPFRAKAVSRESLAAMRKRHEERRLNNQNPWTFERIITSNMLGMRKVLSPYDLTHKGQYWGCFYMPERV